In Monodelphis domestica isolate mMonDom1 chromosome 4, mMonDom1.pri, whole genome shotgun sequence, one DNA window encodes the following:
- the LOC103100154 gene encoding zinc finger protein 345-like, with protein MLQSDSPRAAGIPHQLIHTTHKTPGQEQFFRDTKVTSEQVKSGTNGSQPHQAKHQTIPEHRRCLSKESAQYISFPKRLQEPETESIRHKSQDGCKKNFDKRIHTGEKPFKCHDCGKAFNQSSTLLQHQRIHTGEKPFKCHDCGKAFNQSSNLLQHQRIHTGEKPFQCSDCGKAFNRSSHLFQHQRIHTGEKPFKCDDCGKAFNQNSHLLQHQRIHTGEKPFLCHYCGKAFNWISNLLQHQRIHTGEKPFKCSDCGKAFNQNSNLIKHQRIHTGEKPFKCNDCGKAFNQSSNLIVHQRIHTGEEPYKCEGCEKVLSFQSGLTKHTNMYTGEKFYKCPQCRKAFNKSSKLILHQRIHVGENPYECNDSGKGFHHRSKLNTHRRTHTRKNPYQCNDCGKMFINDSKLILHQRIHTGEKPFKCNDCGKVFSHRSKLIIHQRIHTGEKPFKCHDCGKAFIRSSHLLQHQRIHTDEKPFKCDECGKAFNQNSHLLQHQRIHTGEKPFKCDDCGKAFNQNSNLSVHQRIHTSERPFQCNDCGKAFNQSSHLLQHQRIHTGEKPFPCHDCGKAFNQSSHLLQHQRIHTGEKPFQCHDCGKAFNQSSHLHQHQRIHTGEKPFKCNDCGKSFSQRSKLIIHQRIHTGEKPFKCNDCGKAFNQSSNLIIHQRIHTGKLIKKS; from the exons ATGCTCCAATCAGATTCTCCTCGAGCAGCAGGGATCCCCCACCAGCTCATCCACACCACTCACAAGACTCCCGGCCAAGAGCAATTCTTTAGGGACACAAAAGTCACAAGTGAGCAGGTGAAAAGTGGAACCAACGGATCACAGCCCCACCAAGCCAAACACCAAACCATTCCGGAGCACCGTAGGTGCCTTTCCAAAGAGTCAGCCCAGTATATTTCATTTCCAAAAAGATTGCAGGAACCAGAAACAGAATCAATTCGACACAAAAGCCAGGATGGATGTAAAAAGAACTTTGACAAG aggattcatactggtgagaagccttttaaatgtcatgattgtgggaaggcctttaatcagagttccaccctccttcaacaccagagaattcatactggtgagaagccttttaaatgtcatgattgtgggaaggcctttaatcagagttccaACCTCCTTcagcaccagagaattcatactggtgagaagccatttcaatgtagtgattgtgggaaggcctttaatcggaGTTCCCACCTctttcaacaccagagaattcatactggtgagaagccatttaaatgcgatgattgtgggaaggcctttaatcagaattcccacctccttcaacaccagagaattcatactggtgagaagccatttctaTGTCAttattgtgggaaggcctttaattgGATTTCCAACCTccttcaacatcagagaattcatactggtgagaagccatttaaatgtagtgattgtgggaaggcctttaatcagaattccaacctcattaaacaccagagaattcatactggtgagaagccatttaaatgtaatgattgtgggaaggcctttaatcagagttcaaatttaattgtcc atcagagaattcacactggtgaGGAACCATATAAATGTGAAGGCTGTGAGAAAGTCCTCagttttcagtc TGGCCTTACAAAACA TACCAACATGTATACTGGAGAGAAATTCTACAAGTGCCCCCAATGTaggaaagcttttaataaaagctcaaaactcattttacatcagagaattcatgttGGAGAAAACCCTTATGAATGCAATGACAGTGGGAAAGGTTTCCATCATAGGTCAAAACTTAACACACATCGGAGGACACATACTAGAAAAAATCCTTATCAATGCAATGActgtgggaaaatgtttattaatgactcaaaacttattttacatcagaggattcatactggtgagaagccttttaaatgtaatgattgtgggaaagtCTTCAGTCATAGGTCAAAACTTATtatacaccagagaattcatactggtgagaagccttttaaatgtcatgattgtgggaaggcctttattcggagttcccacctccttcaacaccagagaattcatactgatgagaagccatttaaatgtgatgaatgtgggaaggcctttaatcagaattcccacctccttcagcaccagagaattcatactggtgagaagccatttaaatgtgatgattgtgggaaggcctttaatcagaattccaacctctctgttcaccaaagaattcatactagTGAGAGGCCAtttcaatgtaatgattgtgggaaggcctttaatcagagttcccacctccttcaacaccagagaattcatactggtgagaagccatttccaTGTCATGactgtgggaaggcctttaatcagagctcccacctccttcaacaccagagaattcatactggtgagaagccatttcaatgtcatgattgtgggaaggcctttaatcagagttcccACCTCcatcaacaccagagaattcatactggtgagaagccttttaaatgtaatgattgtggtaAGTCCTTCAGTCAAAGGTCAAAACTTattatacatcagagaattcacactggtgagaagccttttaaatgtaatgattgtgggaaggcatttaatcagagttcaaatttaattatccatcagagaattcatactggaaagctcattaaaaaatcatga